From a single Nicotiana tomentosiformis chromosome 2, ASM39032v3, whole genome shotgun sequence genomic region:
- the LOC104101199 gene encoding uncharacterized protein YNL011C codes for TGGTAFNGVVEELKKLTTRVAHVLPVSDDGGSTAEIVRVLGGPAVGDIRSRCLRLSDQSTSEARAVRILLGHRLPLDPQRAKSEWYDIVEGSHDLWRGVSKPYRETIRAFLAYFQDQILRRSDELFCFSNGSIGNFFFAGARLFFQSLDAAIFLFSRVSEIPAESLVLPVISTNERLTLGCELLDGTVIRGQNEISHPTHGSMQPIDKEASSAPELPSRIKRIFYMSSEGSNLLHEVFPTVNPTALEQLRSVDCIIFAMGSLFTSICPSLVLLGVGETISSRTCPKVLLLNGTHDRETSGFGASCFVTAITDALNRTYGNPHNCLKNPPNKYLNTLLVPKNGQIHVDIERLASQGIFNVVTVDSIHDPKMGVLFDPKSLIQALSNLLTDT; via the exons ACAGGTGGAACTGCTTTTAATGGTGTGGTTGAAGAGCTTAAGAAACTAACTACTCGTGTAGCTCATGTGCTCCCTGTTTCTGATGATGGAGGCAGTACTGCTGAAATTGTTCGTGTTCTTG GTGGTCCTGCTGTTGGAGATATACGATCAAGATGTTTGAGATTGTCAGACCAAAGTACCTCGGAGGCTCGTGCAGTCCGAATATTGCTTGGTCATCGTTTACCTCTTGATCCACAGAGAGCCAAATCAGAATG GTACGACATTGTGGAGGGCAGCCATGATCTATGGCGAGGTGTCTCAAAACCATATAGGGAAACTATAAGAGCTTTCTTGGCTTACTTCCAGGATCAG ATTCTCCGGCGGTCAGATGAGTTATTCTGTTTCAGCAATGGAAG TATAGGGAACTTTTTCTTTGCTGGAGCACGTTTATTCTTCCAGTCTTTAGATGCAGCAATCTTTTTGTTTTCACGGGTTTCAGAAATTCCAGCAGAAAGTTTGGTCCTTCCCGTGATATCTACAAATGAAAGGCTTACCCTGGGATGTGAGTTATTG GATGGAACTGTTATACGCGGACAGAATGAAATATCTCATCCAACCCATGGATCCATGCAACCTATAGACAAG GAGGCATCTTCAGCCCCAGAACTTCCTTCTAGAATAAAGCGGATATTTTACATGTCCAGTGAAGGAAGCAACTTATTGCATGAG GTCTTCCCCACTGTAAATCCCACTGCCTTGGAACAGTTGAGAAGTGTCGACTGTATCATATTTGCCATGGGATCCCTCTTTACTTCCATCTGCCCCTCTCTG GTTTTACTTGGAGTGGGAGAAACCATCTCTTCGCGGACGTGTCCCAAG GTACTTCTTTTGAATGGTACTCATGATCGAGAAACTAGTGGCTTTGGTGCTTCTTGCTTTGTGACTGCCATTACTGATGCCTTAAATCGAACTTATGGAAATCCTCACAACTGTCTTAAAAATCCT CCAAACAAATATCTCAACACCCTTCTGGTGCCAAAAAATGGCCAAATACATGTGGATATAGAACGCCTGGCTTCTCAGGGAATTTTCAATGTG GTCACTGTGGATTCCATCCATGATCCAAAAATGGGAGTGCTTTTCGATCCTAAATCATTGATTCAAGCGCTTTCTAATTTGTTGACGGACACGTGA